One Aphidius gifuensis isolate YNYX2018 linkage group LG5, ASM1490517v1, whole genome shotgun sequence genomic region harbors:
- the LOC122857276 gene encoding tyrosine-protein phosphatase non-receptor type 4 isoform X3 — translation MRWRWLKHLQIVDMIESVSRRALSGSSGSYHVRGAELARDRRIKTLAATVVFLDDTQHTFQLDKRAKGQVLLDLVFQHLELIEKDYFGLQYAESNSGSPSTSSNIDIMRWLDPAKTVKKQIRSKGGQFFFRVKFYVSDPSKLQEEYTRYQFYLQIRRDILQDRLQLPMNLACIIASYTVQSELGDYHSDEHGPGYLSKLQLLPGQTEEMEKKICELHKLHKGQLPADAEYNFLDHVKRHEMYGVELHKDVTNREIQLGVTSNGLVVFFNNKRINVFSWSKIVKISFKRKQFFIQLRREEQLEVTEAMVGFNMQTYRSSKNLWKACVEHHTFFRLHSPKLRPRRFPLTLSSRFTYSGRTEFQTVEDGKHRARVERTFIRSPSKKLIHGVNQLPVPEEKGKIALAPARPPRPYDNKVQSLGSREPRPAWGEGNPSDEDEINRPHSQGGGAFSPVLGSRIISYVDDDSVIERNIYDLPDYSEPTSSPAPQIVEDGLVTIRLTPDEQGRFGFNVKGGLDLDMPILVSRVAPNTPADRCYPKLNEGDQVVYINGIDVSGMLHEHVVNLIRQSRDTGNGELCLTVRPNALYNALTGNDEISEEEPPYRYVPDAPHAAVGSDALAQSMLLLADGLASGALIAQYEQLYRKNPELASLESKKAENQNKNRYRDISPYDVTRVILMGCINSDYINANYVNMEIPGSGIINRYIATQGPLSSTVADFWQMILEAGSTLVVMLTTLVERGRTKCHQYWPNINETLTFRNLTLISTSEKTDDYFVFREFILRDINTGEERDITHMQYCGWPDHGVPSDWRQFTKFTETVRSARTGMVEPAVVHCSAGIGRTGVLVLMETALCLIEANQPVYPLDIVRSMRDQRAMMIQNASQYKFVCEAVHKAYTEGIAKPLLEFSR, via the exons ATGAGATGGAGGTGGTTGAAACACCTTCAGATTGTTGATATGATTGAAAGTGTATCACGTCGAGCGCTGAGTGGCTCCAGTGGGAGCTACCACGTTCGAGGAGCCGAGCTGGCGCGAGATAGAAGAATTAAAACACTTGCAGCAACTGTTGTCTTCCTCGATGATACTCAACATACATTTCAGcttgat aaacgAGCTAAAGGACAAGTGTTGCTGGATTTAGTTTTTCAACATTTAGAACTTATTGAAAAGGATTATTTTGGTCTTCAGTATGCTGAAAGCAATAGTGGTAGTCCTTCAACATCTTCAAACATTGACATTatg cGATGGCTAGATCCAGCGAAAACAGTCAAAAAGCAAATACGAAGTAAGG gtggacaatttttctttcgtgttaaattttatgtttctGATCCCAGTAAACTTCAAGAAGAATATACAagatatcaattttatttacaaataagaAGAGATATTTTACAGGATAGACTTCAACTTCCAATGAATCTTGCTTGTATTATTGCAAGTTATACTGTTcaat CTGAATTGGGTGATTATCATTCTGATGAACATGGTCCAGGCTATTTATCAAAACTTCAACTTTTACCTGGACAAACTgaagaaatggaaaaaaaaatatgtgaattACACAAATTacacaa agGACAACTACCAGCAGAtgctgaatataattttttagatcaTGTAAAACGTCATGAAATGTATGGAGTGGAATTGCACAAG gaTGTTACTAATAGAGAAATTCAACTTGGTGTTACATCAAATGGCCtcgttgtattttttaataacaaaagaataaatgtattttcttGGTcgaaaattgttaaaatatcatttaaaagaaaacaatttttcattcaattacgGAGAGAAGag cagcTTGAAGTTACTGAAGCTATGGTAGGCTTCAATATGCAAACATATCGtagttcaaaaaatttatggaaaGCATGCGTTGAGCATCATACATTTTTCCGTCTTCACAGTCCAAAATTACGTCCACGACGTTTTCCATTAACACTCAGTAGTCGTTTCACGTATTCTGGACGTACAGAATTTCAAACAGTTGAAGATGGTAAACATCGTGCACGTGTTGAAAGAACATTTATACGTTcaccaagtaaaaaattaattcatggtGTTAATCAATTACCTGTACCAGAAGAAAAAGGTAAAATTGCATTAGCACCAGCTCGTCCACCACGACCATATGATAATAAAGTACAATCATTGGGATCTAGAGAACCACGACCAGCTTGGGGTGAAGGAAATCCAAGTGACGA AGATGAAATAAATCGTCCACATTCACAAGGAGGTGGAGCATTTTCACCAGTATTAGGATCACGTATAATAAGTTAcgttgatgatgattcagTTATCGAGCGTAATATTTATGATCTTCCTGATTACAGTGAACCAACAAGTTCTCCAGCTCCACAG atagtTGAGGATGGTTTAGTAACAATTCGTTTAACACCAGATGAACAAGGTCGTTTTGGTTTTAATGTGAAAGGTGGACTGGACCTTGATATGCCAATTTTGGTATCACGTGTAGCACCAAATACACCAGCTGATCGTTGTTATCCAAAGTTAAATGAAGGCGATCAAGTTGTATACATAAATGGTATTGATGTCAGTGGAATGTTACATGAAcatgttgttaatttaatacgACAATCACGTGATACAGGAAATGGTGAATTATGTTTAACAGTACGTCCAAATGCATTATACAATGCATTAACTGGTAATGATGAAATATCTGAAGAAGAACCACCATATCGTTATGTTCCTGATGCACCACATGCTGCTGTTGGTTCAGATGCACTTGCACAATCAATGTTATTACTTGCTGATGGTCTTGCAAGTGGTGCATTAATTGCACAATATGAAcaattatatagaaaaaatccTGAATTAGCATCATTAGAATCTAAAAAGGCAgaaaaccaaaataaaaatagatatcgTGATATATCACCATATGATGTAACACGTGTTATATTAATGGGTTGTATTAATAGTGATTATATTAATGCAAATTATGTTAATATGGAAATACCTGGTTCTGGTATTATAAATCGTTATATTGCAACACAAGGACCATTATCATCAACTGTTGCTGATTTTTGGCAAATGATACTTGAAGCTGGTTCAACACTTGTTGTTATGTTAACAACACTTGTTGAACGTGGTAGAACAAAATGTCATCAATATTGGccaaatattaatgaaacattaacatttagaaatttaacattaatatcaACATCAGAAAAAACAgatgattattttgtatttcgtGAATTTATATTAAGAGATATTAATACAGGTGAAGAAAGAGATATAACACATATGCAATATTGTGGATGGCCTGATCATGGTGTACCAAGTGATTGGCGacaatttactaaatttactgAAACAGTTAGATCAGCTAGAACTGGAATGGTTGAACCAGCAGTTGTACATTGTTCAGCTGGTATTGGAAGAACTGGTGTACTTGTTCTTATGGAAACAGCATTGTGTTTAATTGAAGCTAATCAACCAGTTTATCCACTTGATATTGTTAGATCTATGAGAGATCAAAGAGCAATGATGATACAAAATGCt AGTCAGTACAAGTTTGTCTGTGAAGCAGTCCATAAAGCCTACACTGAAGGCATTGCCAAACCCCTCTTGGAGTttagtagataa
- the LOC122857276 gene encoding tyrosine-protein phosphatase non-receptor type 4 isoform X1 — MRWRWLKHLQIVDMIESVSRRALSGSSGSYHVRGAELARDRRIKTLAATVVFLDDTQHTFQLDKRAKGQVLLDLVFQHLELIEKDYFGLQYAESNSGSPSTSSNIDIMRWLDPAKTVKKQIRSKGGQFFFRVKFYVSDPSKLQEEYTRYQFYLQIRRDILQDRLQLPMNLACIIASYTVQSELGDYHSDEHGPGYLSKLQLLPGQTEEMEKKICELHKLHKGQLPADAEYNFLDHVKRHEMYGVELHKARDVTNREIQLGVTSNGLVVFFNNKRINVFSWSKIVKISFKRKQFFIQLRREEQLEVTEAMVGFNMQTYRSSKNLWKACVEHHTFFRLHSPKLRPRRFPLTLSSRFTYSGRTEFQTVEDGKHRARVERTFIRSPSKKLIHGVNQLPVPEEKGKIALAPARPPRPYDNKVQSLGSREPRPAWGEGNPSDEDEINRPHSQGGGAFSPVLGSRIISYVDDDSVIERNIYDLPDYSEPTSSPAPQIVEDGLVTIRLTPDEQGRFGFNVKGGLDLDMPILVSRVAPNTPADRCYPKLNEGDQVVYINGIDVSGMLHEHVVNLIRQSRDTGNGELCLTVRPNALYNALTGNDEISEEEPPYRYVPDAPHAAVGSDALAQSMLLLADGLASGALIAQYEQLYRKNPELASLESKKAENQNKNRYRDISPYDVTRVILMGCINSDYINANYVNMEIPGSGIINRYIATQGPLSSTVADFWQMILEAGSTLVVMLTTLVERGRTKCHQYWPNINETLTFRNLTLISTSEKTDDYFVFREFILRDINTGEERDITHMQYCGWPDHGVPSDWRQFTKFTETVRSARTGMVEPAVVHCSAGIGRTGVLVLMETALCLIEANQPVYPLDIVRSMRDQRAMMIQNASQYKFVCEAVHKAYTEGIAKPLLEFSR, encoded by the exons ATGAGATGGAGGTGGTTGAAACACCTTCAGATTGTTGATATGATTGAAAGTGTATCACGTCGAGCGCTGAGTGGCTCCAGTGGGAGCTACCACGTTCGAGGAGCCGAGCTGGCGCGAGATAGAAGAATTAAAACACTTGCAGCAACTGTTGTCTTCCTCGATGATACTCAACATACATTTCAGcttgat aaacgAGCTAAAGGACAAGTGTTGCTGGATTTAGTTTTTCAACATTTAGAACTTATTGAAAAGGATTATTTTGGTCTTCAGTATGCTGAAAGCAATAGTGGTAGTCCTTCAACATCTTCAAACATTGACATTatg cGATGGCTAGATCCAGCGAAAACAGTCAAAAAGCAAATACGAAGTAAGG gtggacaatttttctttcgtgttaaattttatgtttctGATCCCAGTAAACTTCAAGAAGAATATACAagatatcaattttatttacaaataagaAGAGATATTTTACAGGATAGACTTCAACTTCCAATGAATCTTGCTTGTATTATTGCAAGTTATACTGTTcaat CTGAATTGGGTGATTATCATTCTGATGAACATGGTCCAGGCTATTTATCAAAACTTCAACTTTTACCTGGACAAACTgaagaaatggaaaaaaaaatatgtgaattACACAAATTacacaa agGACAACTACCAGCAGAtgctgaatataattttttagatcaTGTAAAACGTCATGAAATGTATGGAGTGGAATTGCACAAGGCAAGG gaTGTTACTAATAGAGAAATTCAACTTGGTGTTACATCAAATGGCCtcgttgtattttttaataacaaaagaataaatgtattttcttGGTcgaaaattgttaaaatatcatttaaaagaaaacaatttttcattcaattacgGAGAGAAGag cagcTTGAAGTTACTGAAGCTATGGTAGGCTTCAATATGCAAACATATCGtagttcaaaaaatttatggaaaGCATGCGTTGAGCATCATACATTTTTCCGTCTTCACAGTCCAAAATTACGTCCACGACGTTTTCCATTAACACTCAGTAGTCGTTTCACGTATTCTGGACGTACAGAATTTCAAACAGTTGAAGATGGTAAACATCGTGCACGTGTTGAAAGAACATTTATACGTTcaccaagtaaaaaattaattcatggtGTTAATCAATTACCTGTACCAGAAGAAAAAGGTAAAATTGCATTAGCACCAGCTCGTCCACCACGACCATATGATAATAAAGTACAATCATTGGGATCTAGAGAACCACGACCAGCTTGGGGTGAAGGAAATCCAAGTGACGA AGATGAAATAAATCGTCCACATTCACAAGGAGGTGGAGCATTTTCACCAGTATTAGGATCACGTATAATAAGTTAcgttgatgatgattcagTTATCGAGCGTAATATTTATGATCTTCCTGATTACAGTGAACCAACAAGTTCTCCAGCTCCACAG atagtTGAGGATGGTTTAGTAACAATTCGTTTAACACCAGATGAACAAGGTCGTTTTGGTTTTAATGTGAAAGGTGGACTGGACCTTGATATGCCAATTTTGGTATCACGTGTAGCACCAAATACACCAGCTGATCGTTGTTATCCAAAGTTAAATGAAGGCGATCAAGTTGTATACATAAATGGTATTGATGTCAGTGGAATGTTACATGAAcatgttgttaatttaatacgACAATCACGTGATACAGGAAATGGTGAATTATGTTTAACAGTACGTCCAAATGCATTATACAATGCATTAACTGGTAATGATGAAATATCTGAAGAAGAACCACCATATCGTTATGTTCCTGATGCACCACATGCTGCTGTTGGTTCAGATGCACTTGCACAATCAATGTTATTACTTGCTGATGGTCTTGCAAGTGGTGCATTAATTGCACAATATGAAcaattatatagaaaaaatccTGAATTAGCATCATTAGAATCTAAAAAGGCAgaaaaccaaaataaaaatagatatcgTGATATATCACCATATGATGTAACACGTGTTATATTAATGGGTTGTATTAATAGTGATTATATTAATGCAAATTATGTTAATATGGAAATACCTGGTTCTGGTATTATAAATCGTTATATTGCAACACAAGGACCATTATCATCAACTGTTGCTGATTTTTGGCAAATGATACTTGAAGCTGGTTCAACACTTGTTGTTATGTTAACAACACTTGTTGAACGTGGTAGAACAAAATGTCATCAATATTGGccaaatattaatgaaacattaacatttagaaatttaacattaatatcaACATCAGAAAAAACAgatgattattttgtatttcgtGAATTTATATTAAGAGATATTAATACAGGTGAAGAAAGAGATATAACACATATGCAATATTGTGGATGGCCTGATCATGGTGTACCAAGTGATTGGCGacaatttactaaatttactgAAACAGTTAGATCAGCTAGAACTGGAATGGTTGAACCAGCAGTTGTACATTGTTCAGCTGGTATTGGAAGAACTGGTGTACTTGTTCTTATGGAAACAGCATTGTGTTTAATTGAAGCTAATCAACCAGTTTATCCACTTGATATTGTTAGATCTATGAGAGATCAAAGAGCAATGATGATACAAAATGCt AGTCAGTACAAGTTTGTCTGTGAAGCAGTCCATAAAGCCTACACTGAAGGCATTGCCAAACCCCTCTTGGAGTttagtagataa
- the LOC122857276 gene encoding tyrosine-protein phosphatase non-receptor type 4 isoform X2 — MRWRWLKHLQIVDMIESVSRRALSGSSGSYHVRGAELARDRRIKTLAATVVFLDDTQHTFQLDKRAKGQVLLDLVFQHLELIEKDYFGLQYAESNSGSPSTSSNIDIMRWLDPAKTVKKQIRSKGGQFFFRVKFYVSDPSKLQEEYTRYQFYLQIRRDILQDRLQLPMNLACIIASYTVQSELGDYHSDEHGPGYLSKLQLLPGQTEEMEKKICELHKLHKGQLPADAEYNFLDHVKRHEMYGVELHKARDVTNREIQLGVTSNGLVVFFNNKRINVFSWSKIVKISFKRKQFFIQLRREELEVTEAMVGFNMQTYRSSKNLWKACVEHHTFFRLHSPKLRPRRFPLTLSSRFTYSGRTEFQTVEDGKHRARVERTFIRSPSKKLIHGVNQLPVPEEKGKIALAPARPPRPYDNKVQSLGSREPRPAWGEGNPSDEDEINRPHSQGGGAFSPVLGSRIISYVDDDSVIERNIYDLPDYSEPTSSPAPQIVEDGLVTIRLTPDEQGRFGFNVKGGLDLDMPILVSRVAPNTPADRCYPKLNEGDQVVYINGIDVSGMLHEHVVNLIRQSRDTGNGELCLTVRPNALYNALTGNDEISEEEPPYRYVPDAPHAAVGSDALAQSMLLLADGLASGALIAQYEQLYRKNPELASLESKKAENQNKNRYRDISPYDVTRVILMGCINSDYINANYVNMEIPGSGIINRYIATQGPLSSTVADFWQMILEAGSTLVVMLTTLVERGRTKCHQYWPNINETLTFRNLTLISTSEKTDDYFVFREFILRDINTGEERDITHMQYCGWPDHGVPSDWRQFTKFTETVRSARTGMVEPAVVHCSAGIGRTGVLVLMETALCLIEANQPVYPLDIVRSMRDQRAMMIQNASQYKFVCEAVHKAYTEGIAKPLLEFSR, encoded by the exons ATGAGATGGAGGTGGTTGAAACACCTTCAGATTGTTGATATGATTGAAAGTGTATCACGTCGAGCGCTGAGTGGCTCCAGTGGGAGCTACCACGTTCGAGGAGCCGAGCTGGCGCGAGATAGAAGAATTAAAACACTTGCAGCAACTGTTGTCTTCCTCGATGATACTCAACATACATTTCAGcttgat aaacgAGCTAAAGGACAAGTGTTGCTGGATTTAGTTTTTCAACATTTAGAACTTATTGAAAAGGATTATTTTGGTCTTCAGTATGCTGAAAGCAATAGTGGTAGTCCTTCAACATCTTCAAACATTGACATTatg cGATGGCTAGATCCAGCGAAAACAGTCAAAAAGCAAATACGAAGTAAGG gtggacaatttttctttcgtgttaaattttatgtttctGATCCCAGTAAACTTCAAGAAGAATATACAagatatcaattttatttacaaataagaAGAGATATTTTACAGGATAGACTTCAACTTCCAATGAATCTTGCTTGTATTATTGCAAGTTATACTGTTcaat CTGAATTGGGTGATTATCATTCTGATGAACATGGTCCAGGCTATTTATCAAAACTTCAACTTTTACCTGGACAAACTgaagaaatggaaaaaaaaatatgtgaattACACAAATTacacaa agGACAACTACCAGCAGAtgctgaatataattttttagatcaTGTAAAACGTCATGAAATGTATGGAGTGGAATTGCACAAGGCAAGG gaTGTTACTAATAGAGAAATTCAACTTGGTGTTACATCAAATGGCCtcgttgtattttttaataacaaaagaataaatgtattttcttGGTcgaaaattgttaaaatatcatttaaaagaaaacaatttttcattcaattacgGAGAGAAGag cTTGAAGTTACTGAAGCTATGGTAGGCTTCAATATGCAAACATATCGtagttcaaaaaatttatggaaaGCATGCGTTGAGCATCATACATTTTTCCGTCTTCACAGTCCAAAATTACGTCCACGACGTTTTCCATTAACACTCAGTAGTCGTTTCACGTATTCTGGACGTACAGAATTTCAAACAGTTGAAGATGGTAAACATCGTGCACGTGTTGAAAGAACATTTATACGTTcaccaagtaaaaaattaattcatggtGTTAATCAATTACCTGTACCAGAAGAAAAAGGTAAAATTGCATTAGCACCAGCTCGTCCACCACGACCATATGATAATAAAGTACAATCATTGGGATCTAGAGAACCACGACCAGCTTGGGGTGAAGGAAATCCAAGTGACGA AGATGAAATAAATCGTCCACATTCACAAGGAGGTGGAGCATTTTCACCAGTATTAGGATCACGTATAATAAGTTAcgttgatgatgattcagTTATCGAGCGTAATATTTATGATCTTCCTGATTACAGTGAACCAACAAGTTCTCCAGCTCCACAG atagtTGAGGATGGTTTAGTAACAATTCGTTTAACACCAGATGAACAAGGTCGTTTTGGTTTTAATGTGAAAGGTGGACTGGACCTTGATATGCCAATTTTGGTATCACGTGTAGCACCAAATACACCAGCTGATCGTTGTTATCCAAAGTTAAATGAAGGCGATCAAGTTGTATACATAAATGGTATTGATGTCAGTGGAATGTTACATGAAcatgttgttaatttaatacgACAATCACGTGATACAGGAAATGGTGAATTATGTTTAACAGTACGTCCAAATGCATTATACAATGCATTAACTGGTAATGATGAAATATCTGAAGAAGAACCACCATATCGTTATGTTCCTGATGCACCACATGCTGCTGTTGGTTCAGATGCACTTGCACAATCAATGTTATTACTTGCTGATGGTCTTGCAAGTGGTGCATTAATTGCACAATATGAAcaattatatagaaaaaatccTGAATTAGCATCATTAGAATCTAAAAAGGCAgaaaaccaaaataaaaatagatatcgTGATATATCACCATATGATGTAACACGTGTTATATTAATGGGTTGTATTAATAGTGATTATATTAATGCAAATTATGTTAATATGGAAATACCTGGTTCTGGTATTATAAATCGTTATATTGCAACACAAGGACCATTATCATCAACTGTTGCTGATTTTTGGCAAATGATACTTGAAGCTGGTTCAACACTTGTTGTTATGTTAACAACACTTGTTGAACGTGGTAGAACAAAATGTCATCAATATTGGccaaatattaatgaaacattaacatttagaaatttaacattaatatcaACATCAGAAAAAACAgatgattattttgtatttcgtGAATTTATATTAAGAGATATTAATACAGGTGAAGAAAGAGATATAACACATATGCAATATTGTGGATGGCCTGATCATGGTGTACCAAGTGATTGGCGacaatttactaaatttactgAAACAGTTAGATCAGCTAGAACTGGAATGGTTGAACCAGCAGTTGTACATTGTTCAGCTGGTATTGGAAGAACTGGTGTACTTGTTCTTATGGAAACAGCATTGTGTTTAATTGAAGCTAATCAACCAGTTTATCCACTTGATATTGTTAGATCTATGAGAGATCAAAGAGCAATGATGATACAAAATGCt AGTCAGTACAAGTTTGTCTGTGAAGCAGTCCATAAAGCCTACACTGAAGGCATTGCCAAACCCCTCTTGGAGTttagtagataa
- the LOC122857276 gene encoding tyrosine-protein phosphatase non-receptor type 4 isoform X4, producing the protein MRWRWLKHLQIVDMIESVSRRALSGSSGSYHVRGAELARDRRIKTLAATVVFLDDTQHTFQLDKRAKGQVLLDLVFQHLELIEKDYFGLQYAESNSGSPSTSSNIDIMRWLDPAKTVKKQIRSGQFFFRVKFYVSDPSKLQEEYTRYQFYLQIRRDILQDRLQLPMNLACIIASYTVQSELGDYHSDEHGPGYLSKLQLLPGQTEEMEKKICELHKLHKGQLPADAEYNFLDHVKRHEMYGVELHKARDVTNREIQLGVTSNGLVVFFNNKRINVFSWSKIVKISFKRKQFFIQLRREEQLEVTEAMVGFNMQTYRSSKNLWKACVEHHTFFRLHSPKLRPRRFPLTLSSRFTYSGRTEFQTVEDGKHRARVERTFIRSPSKKLIHGVNQLPVPEEKGKIALAPARPPRPYDNKVQSLGSREPRPAWGEGNPSDEDEINRPHSQGGGAFSPVLGSRIISYVDDDSVIERNIYDLPDYSEPTSSPAPQIVEDGLVTIRLTPDEQGRFGFNVKGGLDLDMPILVSRVAPNTPADRCYPKLNEGDQVVYINGIDVSGMLHEHVVNLIRQSRDTGNGELCLTVRPNALYNALTGNDEISEEEPPYRYVPDAPHAAVGSDALAQSMLLLADGLASGALIAQYEQLYRKNPELASLESKKAENQNKNRYRDISPYDVTRVILMGCINSDYINANYVNMEIPGSGIINRYIATQGPLSSTVADFWQMILEAGSTLVVMLTTLVERGRTKCHQYWPNINETLTFRNLTLISTSEKTDDYFVFREFILRDINTGEERDITHMQYCGWPDHGVPSDWRQFTKFTETVRSARTGMVEPAVVHCSAGIGRTGVLVLMETALCLIEANQPVYPLDIVRSMRDQRAMMIQNASQYKFVCEAVHKAYTEGIAKPLLEFSR; encoded by the exons ATGAGATGGAGGTGGTTGAAACACCTTCAGATTGTTGATATGATTGAAAGTGTATCACGTCGAGCGCTGAGTGGCTCCAGTGGGAGCTACCACGTTCGAGGAGCCGAGCTGGCGCGAGATAGAAGAATTAAAACACTTGCAGCAACTGTTGTCTTCCTCGATGATACTCAACATACATTTCAGcttgat aaacgAGCTAAAGGACAAGTGTTGCTGGATTTAGTTTTTCAACATTTAGAACTTATTGAAAAGGATTATTTTGGTCTTCAGTATGCTGAAAGCAATAGTGGTAGTCCTTCAACATCTTCAAACATTGACATTatg cGATGGCTAGATCCAGCGAAAACAGTCAAAAAGCAAATACGAA gtggacaatttttctttcgtgttaaattttatgtttctGATCCCAGTAAACTTCAAGAAGAATATACAagatatcaattttatttacaaataagaAGAGATATTTTACAGGATAGACTTCAACTTCCAATGAATCTTGCTTGTATTATTGCAAGTTATACTGTTcaat CTGAATTGGGTGATTATCATTCTGATGAACATGGTCCAGGCTATTTATCAAAACTTCAACTTTTACCTGGACAAACTgaagaaatggaaaaaaaaatatgtgaattACACAAATTacacaa agGACAACTACCAGCAGAtgctgaatataattttttagatcaTGTAAAACGTCATGAAATGTATGGAGTGGAATTGCACAAGGCAAGG gaTGTTACTAATAGAGAAATTCAACTTGGTGTTACATCAAATGGCCtcgttgtattttttaataacaaaagaataaatgtattttcttGGTcgaaaattgttaaaatatcatttaaaagaaaacaatttttcattcaattacgGAGAGAAGag cagcTTGAAGTTACTGAAGCTATGGTAGGCTTCAATATGCAAACATATCGtagttcaaaaaatttatggaaaGCATGCGTTGAGCATCATACATTTTTCCGTCTTCACAGTCCAAAATTACGTCCACGACGTTTTCCATTAACACTCAGTAGTCGTTTCACGTATTCTGGACGTACAGAATTTCAAACAGTTGAAGATGGTAAACATCGTGCACGTGTTGAAAGAACATTTATACGTTcaccaagtaaaaaattaattcatggtGTTAATCAATTACCTGTACCAGAAGAAAAAGGTAAAATTGCATTAGCACCAGCTCGTCCACCACGACCATATGATAATAAAGTACAATCATTGGGATCTAGAGAACCACGACCAGCTTGGGGTGAAGGAAATCCAAGTGACGA AGATGAAATAAATCGTCCACATTCACAAGGAGGTGGAGCATTTTCACCAGTATTAGGATCACGTATAATAAGTTAcgttgatgatgattcagTTATCGAGCGTAATATTTATGATCTTCCTGATTACAGTGAACCAACAAGTTCTCCAGCTCCACAG atagtTGAGGATGGTTTAGTAACAATTCGTTTAACACCAGATGAACAAGGTCGTTTTGGTTTTAATGTGAAAGGTGGACTGGACCTTGATATGCCAATTTTGGTATCACGTGTAGCACCAAATACACCAGCTGATCGTTGTTATCCAAAGTTAAATGAAGGCGATCAAGTTGTATACATAAATGGTATTGATGTCAGTGGAATGTTACATGAAcatgttgttaatttaatacgACAATCACGTGATACAGGAAATGGTGAATTATGTTTAACAGTACGTCCAAATGCATTATACAATGCATTAACTGGTAATGATGAAATATCTGAAGAAGAACCACCATATCGTTATGTTCCTGATGCACCACATGCTGCTGTTGGTTCAGATGCACTTGCACAATCAATGTTATTACTTGCTGATGGTCTTGCAAGTGGTGCATTAATTGCACAATATGAAcaattatatagaaaaaatccTGAATTAGCATCATTAGAATCTAAAAAGGCAgaaaaccaaaataaaaatagatatcgTGATATATCACCATATGATGTAACACGTGTTATATTAATGGGTTGTATTAATAGTGATTATATTAATGCAAATTATGTTAATATGGAAATACCTGGTTCTGGTATTATAAATCGTTATATTGCAACACAAGGACCATTATCATCAACTGTTGCTGATTTTTGGCAAATGATACTTGAAGCTGGTTCAACACTTGTTGTTATGTTAACAACACTTGTTGAACGTGGTAGAACAAAATGTCATCAATATTGGccaaatattaatgaaacattaacatttagaaatttaacattaatatcaACATCAGAAAAAACAgatgattattttgtatttcgtGAATTTATATTAAGAGATATTAATACAGGTGAAGAAAGAGATATAACACATATGCAATATTGTGGATGGCCTGATCATGGTGTACCAAGTGATTGGCGacaatttactaaatttactgAAACAGTTAGATCAGCTAGAACTGGAATGGTTGAACCAGCAGTTGTACATTGTTCAGCTGGTATTGGAAGAACTGGTGTACTTGTTCTTATGGAAACAGCATTGTGTTTAATTGAAGCTAATCAACCAGTTTATCCACTTGATATTGTTAGATCTATGAGAGATCAAAGAGCAATGATGATACAAAATGCt AGTCAGTACAAGTTTGTCTGTGAAGCAGTCCATAAAGCCTACACTGAAGGCATTGCCAAACCCCTCTTGGAGTttagtagataa